Proteins from a single region of Nitrosarchaeum sp.:
- a CDS encoding alcohol dehydrogenase catalytic domain-containing protein, with amino-acid sequence MSKMRAMVLSKCAPIETNPLKLTEMDRHEIKRPDEILIKIEACGVCHSQLHGIEGDWKDIGIPPTLPTVPGHELVGKIIEIGNNVTKFKVGDRAGITPLLEACKTCQYCKEGKEQLCESSEITGESLRGGYSEYITVSQDFATKIPDKMKSEYAAPLFCAGITAYKAVKAAEPKSHKKIGIFGIGGVGHMAIQFAKVEGSKVIAFSRSKNHLDVAKKLGAMDTMVFSDKQEFLDELKNKHGMLDAAIVFAPADVVTDVAIKSVKKGGLIVIATVGKNPTFFAFEEKTIRGTVIGSTKDMEQVIKICNENNLTVITETYPLEKANEVLKKLKDSQIQARAVLIP; translated from the coding sequence ATGAGTAAAATGCGAGCTATGGTGCTATCTAAATGCGCACCAATTGAGACAAATCCTTTAAAATTAACTGAAATGGACAGACATGAAATCAAAAGACCAGATGAGATTTTAATAAAAATTGAGGCTTGCGGGGTTTGCCACTCTCAGCTCCATGGAATAGAAGGAGATTGGAAAGATATTGGAATTCCACCGACTTTACCTACAGTTCCAGGTCATGAATTGGTAGGAAAAATTATTGAGATTGGCAATAATGTAACTAAATTCAAAGTAGGGGACAGAGCTGGAATAACTCCACTACTTGAAGCTTGTAAAACATGTCAGTATTGTAAAGAAGGTAAGGAACAACTTTGTGAATCTTCAGAGATTACAGGGGAATCACTTAGAGGAGGATATTCAGAATACATTACAGTTTCACAAGACTTTGCAACAAAGATTCCAGATAAAATGAAATCAGAGTATGCAGCACCATTATTTTGTGCAGGGATTACAGCTTACAAAGCAGTAAAAGCAGCAGAGCCAAAATCTCACAAAAAGATTGGGATATTTGGAATTGGTGGTGTAGGTCATATGGCAATACAGTTTGCCAAAGTAGAAGGATCCAAAGTTATTGCATTTTCACGTAGTAAAAATCATCTAGATGTTGCAAAGAAATTAGGAGCAATGGATACTATGGTATTTTCAGACAAACAAGAATTTCTTGATGAGTTAAAAAATAAGCATGGCATGTTAGATGCTGCAATTGTTTTTGCACCAGCAGATGTAGTAACTGATGTTGCAATAAAATCAGTAAAGAAGGGAGGATTAATTGTAATTGCAACAGTTGGAAAGAATCCTACATTTTTTGCATTTGAGGAAAAGACAATTCGTGGAACTGTGATTGGTTCAACTAAAGACATGGAACAAGTAATCAAGATATGCAATGAAAATAATCTAACTGTAATTACAGAGACTTATCCTCTTGAAAAAGCAAACGAAGTGCTCAAGAAACTAAAAGACTCCCAAATTCAGGCAAGAGCAGTATTGATACCCTAG
- a CDS encoding nitroreductase family protein — protein MVFSKVEPSYFSKDGCRIVWSGIDEDDVDTVVLNKDELDQLVEILKNNNVGKVELEDNFSEILINSDVVQFRLKDRDQLEANARDFREKILEYAKIPHDPLYVQVFPKEFYPSVWIQKDDDPKPSEKKSQKPTSLLNAILSNKTKGVEISESDIFRIISTRRSTRKFSKTKVEDWKIEKILAAADTAPSAGNFQGLEVFYVKSKKAKEALVEAANRQPFVNAPLVLVFCMNPSRVKMNFSPEMLAKFSLQDATLAASYSQLVATALGLSSIWIGMIDEDKVKQVLGTDLRPSSILCIGYPDIRKSPKSRRKLKDLIHVLED, from the coding sequence ATGGTTTTTTCTAAAGTGGAACCATCTTATTTTTCAAAGGATGGATGTAGAATTGTTTGGAGTGGGATTGATGAAGATGATGTTGATACTGTTGTATTAAACAAAGATGAGCTAGACCAATTAGTTGAAATTCTAAAAAATAATAACGTAGGTAAAGTAGAACTGGAAGATAATTTTAGTGAAATTTTAATAAATTCTGATGTTGTTCAGTTTAGACTAAAAGACAGAGATCAGCTTGAAGCAAATGCAAGAGACTTTAGAGAAAAAATTTTAGAATATGCAAAAATTCCACATGATCCATTGTACGTTCAAGTCTTTCCAAAAGAATTCTATCCATCAGTATGGATTCAAAAAGACGATGATCCAAAACCATCTGAAAAAAAATCTCAAAAACCGACATCCCTTCTTAATGCAATACTATCAAACAAAACAAAAGGAGTTGAAATATCTGAATCTGATATATTTAGAATTATTTCTACAAGACGCTCTACACGAAAATTTTCTAAAACAAAGGTTGAAGACTGGAAGATTGAAAAGATTTTGGCAGCAGCTGATACTGCTCCTTCTGCTGGAAACTTTCAGGGATTAGAAGTATTTTATGTAAAAAGTAAAAAAGCAAAAGAGGCACTTGTGGAGGCTGCAAATCGTCAACCGTTTGTTAATGCTCCTTTGGTTTTGGTTTTTTGTATGAATCCTAGTAGGGTAAAGATGAATTTCTCACCTGAAATGCTTGCAAAGTTTTCTCTACAAGATGCTACTTTGGCTGCATCTTACTCTCAACTGGTAGCCACAGCTTTGGGATTAAGCTCTATCTGGATTGGAATGATTGATGAAGATAAAGTAAAACAAGTTCTTGGAACCGATTTGAGACCGTCATCTATTCTCTGTATTGGTTATCCTGATATTCGTAAATCTCCAAAATCAAGACGTAAACTAAAAGATCTAATTCATGTTTTAGAGGATTAA
- a CDS encoding Lrp/AsnC ligand binding domain-containing protein: MEKAYMLISCEIGEEHSIYLKLKEIPEIKDCTITFGNYDIVVSLETETITQLNNIISTKIRKVGKIRSTITLRVTA; the protein is encoded by the coding sequence ATGGAAAAAGCATACATGCTGATCAGCTGTGAAATTGGAGAAGAACATTCAATCTATTTAAAATTAAAAGAGATTCCTGAAATTAAAGACTGTACTATCACATTTGGCAATTATGATATTGTAGTTTCATTAGAGACTGAAACCATAACCCAACTAAATAATATTATTTCAACAAAGATTCGTAAGGTGGGAAAAATTCGTAGTACTATAACTCTTCGAGTTACCGCTTAG
- the truD gene encoding tRNA pseudouridine(13) synthase TruD, with the protein MIPKIDSQIGISVYSTKFNGIGGRIKDEAEHFNVNEVLSPKSLKSIIPQDGYAVYKLKKRKIDTNHALSDIFKKTGIRLKSLGLKDASAVTEQFVCSDSKSKSIENYSSEKYSLEKIGHVKKPLSKKDMIGNHFSIKISDYVGNLSDFNEYDKILNFYGYQRFGSKRAVTHLIGKALLQRNFKKAVNLLLSFTSTYDSKENTEIREKLADPSNYKTYLDQVPPQMDVERIVLQEMIEHDDPQKAIHAVPLPLRRFYVQAYQSFLFNHALSAAFDDGENLFAAQEGDVCYDSHGIIGKYVKGLDQFLALPFVGYSYYKKTRFDFQISKILQTEEITPKDFFIKEMQEISSEGGFRQAAIQCTDYSSKDTTVEFTLSRGSFATIILREIMKPEDPLTAGF; encoded by the coding sequence GTGATACCAAAAATAGATTCTCAAATAGGAATCTCAGTTTATAGTACAAAATTTAATGGAATAGGTGGACGAATCAAAGATGAAGCTGAGCACTTTAATGTAAACGAAGTACTCTCTCCAAAATCACTTAAATCGATTATTCCACAAGATGGCTATGCTGTCTACAAACTAAAAAAGAGAAAGATAGACACCAATCACGCATTATCTGATATTTTTAAAAAAACAGGAATTCGATTAAAATCACTTGGACTAAAGGACGCATCAGCAGTTACCGAGCAGTTTGTTTGCTCTGATAGCAAAAGTAAATCCATTGAAAATTATTCTTCTGAAAAATATTCTCTTGAAAAAATCGGCCATGTAAAAAAACCTCTATCAAAAAAAGATATGATTGGCAATCATTTTAGCATTAAAATTTCAGACTATGTTGGAAATTTATCTGACTTTAATGAATATGATAAAATTCTAAATTTTTACGGCTACCAGCGATTTGGCTCTAAAAGAGCTGTAACTCATCTTATTGGTAAGGCACTTTTGCAGCGAAATTTCAAAAAAGCAGTAAATTTACTCCTATCTTTTACCTCTACTTATGACTCTAAAGAAAATACCGAGATAAGAGAAAAACTTGCAGACCCTTCAAACTACAAAACATACTTGGACCAAGTTCCTCCACAAATGGATGTTGAAAGAATTGTACTTCAAGAAATGATTGAACATGATGATCCACAAAAAGCAATACATGCAGTACCATTACCTTTACGAAGATTTTACGTTCAAGCTTACCAGTCTTTTCTTTTTAATCATGCTTTAAGTGCCGCATTTGATGATGGCGAAAATCTCTTTGCTGCTCAAGAAGGTGATGTTTGTTATGACTCTCATGGAATAATTGGAAAATATGTTAAAGGACTAGATCAGTTTCTTGCTTTGCCTTTTGTAGGTTATTCGTATTACAAAAAAACCCGCTTTGATTTTCAGATATCAAAAATTTTACAGACTGAAGAGATTACTCCAAAAGATTTTTTCATCAAAGAGATGCAGGAAATTAGTAGTGAAGGGGGATTTAGACAAGCTGCAATTCAATGTACAGATTACTCCTCAAAAGATACTACTGTAGAGTTTACTTTATCTCGAGGTTCATTTGCCACTATAATCCTTCGTGAAATTATGAAACCTGAAGATCCATTAACTGCTGGCTTTTGA
- a CDS encoding AAA family ATPase yields the protein MKGIFMIGVSGSGKTTWVNSHREYVACSTDFVIEELADIMGISYTQAFDYIQNKKKFDYITAKFFEKIHDCILNDKDFVIDRTHLKRHIRISLINELKSFALEHGKNLELSAVSFELPKNVIFERLKNREKKSGKSIPKDVILEQINSFDVPTLDEGFVAIERIT from the coding sequence ATGAAGGGAATATTCATGATTGGCGTATCTGGCTCTGGCAAAACCACCTGGGTTAATTCTCATAGGGAATACGTTGCATGTTCTACTGATTTTGTTATTGAAGAGTTAGCTGATATCATGGGAATTTCATATACACAAGCATTTGATTATATCCAAAATAAAAAAAAATTTGATTATATTACAGCAAAATTTTTTGAAAAGATACATGATTGCATTTTAAATGATAAAGACTTTGTAATTGATCGAACTCATCTAAAACGTCACATTAGAATCTCTCTGATTAATGAATTAAAATCATTTGCATTAGAACATGGAAAAAACCTGGAATTAAGTGCCGTTAGTTTTGAATTGCCAAAAAATGTAATATTTGAGCGATTAAAAAATAGAGAAAAAAAGAGTGGAAAATCTATACCCAAAGATGTAATTTTAGAGCAAATTAATTCATTTGATGTCCCAACTTTAGATGAAGGATTTGTTGCAATAGAGCGAATCACATAA
- a CDS encoding lyase yields MLTSLSAGVLLNNQPMIQDEEITTTGTPADNFPDSQRAQFCGSSTAKSTEFIKEYSIPTVCTNPLAVVTDYSGNVWFAETNTGKLGKFDPITESFIEFENPLWPKNGRSMIWGMDYSPDGSIWYTDESYDSIWKFTPDNQKYQRIAFPSEGDSLPQKLKILGSQVVVNDFNGNKLTFLDPTLSNEELSYLNIPSPVDGSVTGDFAIDEDNNIWYTNWIFQQGGVLVKFDQDAYRTSIATANENSLQALDFIQVFQLPVDLFTPNGLTVSDGLIWIADTSNSAIFTFNPDTNQFISYPTSDPKVSTYGNFTGVIKAPISRPYWIESNSVGHLVFNEQTANSIAMLDPKTDSLVEYFIPSKNPAWGDCDPNLDCGLAQVFDFAIYKDKIWFTEWVENKIGVVDTSVPLPFDVSLDTQDISLLPGESKNISLTITPQSTVDENASLILSDYVTFLDVTSDKSLPFQLDSPRTNDVKITASDEAAPGTYKVLVGAQIEDVSISKFVTVTILP; encoded by the coding sequence ATGCTTACATCATTATCTGCGGGTGTGCTTCTAAATAACCAGCCAATGATCCAAGATGAAGAAATTACTACAACTGGAACTCCGGCTGATAATTTTCCTGACTCTCAACGTGCACAATTCTGTGGGTCTTCAACTGCAAAATCTACTGAATTTATCAAAGAATATTCTATTCCAACTGTTTGTACTAATCCTTTAGCAGTAGTTACCGATTATAGTGGAAACGTGTGGTTTGCAGAAACAAATACTGGCAAACTAGGGAAATTTGATCCTATCACTGAATCTTTTATTGAATTTGAAAATCCACTTTGGCCAAAAAATGGCCGCTCAATGATCTGGGGAATGGATTATTCTCCTGATGGTTCTATATGGTATACAGATGAATCTTATGATTCAATATGGAAATTCACTCCAGATAATCAAAAATATCAACGAATTGCTTTTCCATCCGAAGGTGACTCTCTACCACAAAAATTGAAGATACTTGGCTCACAAGTTGTGGTAAATGATTTTAATGGAAACAAACTCACTTTTCTAGACCCTACTCTCTCTAATGAGGAATTAAGTTATCTAAACATTCCATCTCCAGTAGATGGTTCTGTAACTGGTGATTTTGCAATCGATGAAGACAACAATATCTGGTATACAAATTGGATCTTCCAACAAGGTGGTGTGCTTGTAAAATTTGATCAAGATGCATATCGCACTTCAATAGCAACTGCTAATGAGAACTCACTTCAAGCTCTTGATTTCATTCAAGTATTCCAATTACCTGTTGATCTATTTACTCCAAACGGATTGACAGTCTCTGATGGTCTGATTTGGATTGCTGATACTTCAAACTCTGCAATCTTTACTTTTAATCCAGACACAAACCAATTCATCTCTTATCCTACATCTGATCCTAAAGTATCCACTTATGGTAACTTTACCGGTGTCATTAAAGCTCCAATATCTCGACCATATTGGATTGAAAGTAATTCTGTTGGACATCTAGTATTCAACGAACAAACTGCAAACAGTATTGCAATGTTAGATCCAAAAACTGACTCTCTTGTAGAGTACTTTATTCCATCAAAAAATCCGGCCTGGGGAGACTGTGACCCTAATCTTGACTGTGGTTTAGCTCAAGTCTTTGACTTTGCTATATACAAAGATAAAATCTGGTTTACTGAATGGGTAGAAAATAAAATCGGCGTAGTTGACACTTCTGTACCTTTGCCATTTGATGTATCACTTGACACTCAAGACATCTCACTACTTCCTGGAGAATCAAAAAATATCTCTCTGACAATCACACCGCAGAGTACAGTTGATGAAAATGCATCCTTGATTCTCTCTGATTATGTAACATTTTTAGATGTCACTTCTGACAAATCTCTTCCTTTCCAGTTAGATTCTCCAAGAACTAACGATGTAAAAATTACTGCATCTGATGAAGCAGCTCCTGGAACATACAAAGTATTAGTAGGCGCTCAAATTGAAGATGTATCCATTAGTAAATTTGTTACAGTGACAATATTACCGTGA
- the pth2 gene encoding peptidyl-tRNA hydrolase Pth2, translating into MGDIKQVIVIRTDLEMGKGKIAAQVGHACVLGAEHVRKSHPEWFSKWWGGQEKVVLKVSGIKELQEVKKHAIDLDLPWSEVTDAGHTQIAPGTITCISIGPAPENLIDKITGDLKLL; encoded by the coding sequence ATGGGCGATATCAAGCAAGTAATTGTAATTAGAACTGATCTTGAAATGGGAAAAGGAAAGATTGCTGCGCAAGTAGGCCATGCATGTGTTTTAGGTGCTGAACATGTAAGAAAATCCCATCCTGAATGGTTCAGTAAATGGTGGGGAGGCCAAGAAAAAGTTGTACTCAAAGTTTCAGGAATTAAGGAATTGCAAGAAGTAAAAAAACATGCTATTGATCTGGACCTCCCCTGGTCTGAAGTCACAGATGCAGGTCATACTCAAATCGCTCCAGGAACTATCACATGTATTTCAATTGGACCTGCTCCTGAGAATTTAATTGATAAAATCACCGGTGATCTGAAATTACTTTAG
- a CDS encoding VOC family protein: MIPIDQNAKIGQVHLRVSDINLSLEFYKSFLGFKIVEQTDHAVFLSSDGKMPYLVALSTAKPVDLTQRAGLYHFAILLPQRKDLADFLSHLLKHKDEIHIDGFSDHLVSEAIYIRDPDNIGIEIYCDRIPSDWKWNDNQVIMSIEPLDMEGLLAESTKSWNEFPSDTSIGHVHLHVSNLANAKKFYSEVLGFSITASMKNALFFAAGKYHHHIATNTWLGEDISQASTEFAGLDYFTIQFSSRDKLENAIKKLKSSKIYVNQLEDGSFSIFDEDKISIHLTVK, translated from the coding sequence ATGATTCCTATTGATCAAAATGCCAAGATAGGTCAAGTTCATCTTAGGGTATCTGACATTAATCTATCTCTGGAATTTTACAAATCCTTTCTTGGTTTTAAAATAGTTGAACAAACAGATCACGCTGTATTTCTTTCATCTGATGGTAAAATGCCTTATCTTGTTGCTCTTTCTACAGCCAAACCTGTTGATTTAACTCAAAGAGCAGGACTGTATCATTTTGCAATACTACTCCCACAAAGAAAAGACTTGGCCGATTTTCTTTCACATTTACTAAAACACAAAGATGAGATACACATAGATGGTTTTTCAGACCATCTTGTATCTGAAGCAATTTACATTCGTGATCCAGATAATATTGGAATAGAAATTTATTGTGATAGAATACCTTCTGACTGGAAATGGAATGATAATCAAGTAATTATGTCGATAGAGCCACTTGATATGGAAGGATTGCTTGCCGAATCAACCAAATCCTGGAATGAATTTCCATCTGATACATCAATAGGACATGTTCATCTACATGTATCAAATCTTGCAAATGCAAAAAAATTCTATTCAGAAGTTTTAGGTTTTTCAATCACTGCAAGCATGAAAAATGCGTTATTTTTTGCAGCAGGAAAGTATCATCATCATATTGCCACTAATACTTGGCTTGGAGAAGATATATCACAAGCATCAACAGAATTTGCAGGACTGGATTATTTTACAATTCAATTTTCAAGCAGAGACAAACTAGAAAATGCGATCAAAAAATTGAAATCTTCTAAAATATATGTCAATCAATTAGAAGATGGCTCATTTAGTATATTTGATGAAGATAAAATATCAATTCATTTGACTGTAAAATGA
- a CDS encoding pirin family protein, which yields MKQNTINQNLVKNTTKTRSVLQVTNAKTTLEGEGFVVHRAFPNGSLREVDPFLLLDEMGPIEISAGEAKGAPDHPHRGFETVTYMIDGVFEHKDSQGHSGKIKAGDIQWMTAGSGVIHSEMPEKEFSQKGGTLHGFQLWVNLPKKDKMMNPRYQDLPANKIPIAQKDGVKVKVIAGESMGEKAIIDTRTPIIYLHFTLQPNAKVTQTIPQNYNAFAYVINGEGLFGDKQISAHKEQIVLFEQDGNEITIKASDEMSSPLDVLLIAGIPLGEPVARYGPFVMNTEDEIKQAILDYNTGKMGKIDF from the coding sequence ATGAAACAAAACACAATAAATCAAAATCTAGTAAAAAATACAACAAAGACTCGCTCAGTATTACAAGTTACTAATGCAAAAACAACATTAGAAGGCGAAGGATTTGTGGTACACAGAGCATTTCCAAATGGCAGTCTTCGAGAAGTTGATCCGTTTCTTTTGTTAGACGAGATGGGCCCCATTGAAATATCTGCTGGAGAAGCTAAAGGTGCACCAGATCATCCGCATAGAGGATTTGAAACTGTCACATACATGATTGATGGCGTATTTGAACACAAAGACTCGCAAGGCCATTCTGGAAAAATAAAGGCAGGTGACATTCAATGGATGACCGCAGGTTCTGGTGTCATTCATTCAGAGATGCCAGAAAAAGAATTTTCACAGAAGGGTGGAACATTACATGGATTTCAGTTATGGGTAAACTTGCCAAAAAAAGACAAGATGATGAACCCACGCTATCAGGATTTACCAGCAAACAAAATTCCAATTGCACAAAAGGATGGTGTTAAGGTTAAAGTAATTGCAGGAGAATCAATGGGAGAAAAAGCAATCATCGATACACGAACTCCTATCATATATCTTCATTTTACTTTACAACCAAATGCCAAAGTAACACAAACTATTCCACAAAACTATAATGCATTTGCATATGTCATAAATGGAGAAGGATTGTTTGGAGACAAACAAATTTCTGCTCACAAAGAACAGATTGTTTTATTTGAACAAGATGGAAATGAGATAACCATTAAAGCCTCAGATGAGATGTCGTCACCTTTGGATGTACTCTTAATTGCAGGTATTCCCTTAGGCGAACCTGTTGCTCGTTATGGACCATTTGTGATGAACACTGAAGATGAAATTAAACAAGCAATACTAGATTACAACACTGGGAAGATGGGTAAAATTGACTTTTAA
- a CDS encoding CxxC-x17-CxxC domain-containing protein has translation MPFDRDGPREMFTATCGDCGNECQIPFKPKDDRPVYCRECFQKHKPQERSGGSRFGGRSSYGGRSSYGRGSSDRGSRFSRDDRPREMFTATCGDCGNECQIPFKPKDDRPVYCRECFQNHRQN, from the coding sequence ATGCCCTTCGATAGAGATGGCCCAAGAGAAATGTTTACTGCAACCTGTGGTGACTGTGGCAACGAATGTCAAATACCATTCAAACCAAAAGACGACAGACCTGTATATTGCAGAGAATGTTTCCAAAAGCATAAACCTCAAGAACGCTCCGGCGGTTCTAGATTTGGCGGAAGATCAAGTTATGGCGGTAGATCAAGTTATGGCAGAGGATCAAGTGATAGAGGCTCCAGATTCAGTAGAGATGATAGACCAAGAGAAATGTTTACTGCAACCTGTGGTGACTGTGGCAACGAATGTCAAATACCATTCAAACCAAAAGACGACAGACCTGTATATTGCAGAGAATGTTTCCAAAATCACAGACAAAACTAG
- a CDS encoding YwbE family protein, with protein MNEIPSRDKIKIGIKVKIVQKQDQRTGNLTEGMVKRILTSSKFHPHGIKVELDNGKIGRVQSLVA; from the coding sequence TTGAACGAAATACCATCAAGAGATAAAATAAAAATTGGAATCAAAGTAAAGATTGTTCAAAAACAAGATCAAAGAACTGGAAACTTGACTGAGGGGATGGTGAAAAGAATTCTTACATCAAGTAAGTTTCATCCTCATGGGATTAAAGTCGAATTAGATAATGGAAAAATAGGTCGTGTTCAAAGTTTAGTGGCTTAA
- a CDS encoding winged helix-turn-helix transcriptional regulator codes for METEFEKEARTRNHVECQADEIWSVLGKTWALLILKKLSESKSTRFNEIKKAIPMISNTVLSERLRDLEIHNLIVKKIYAQVPIRVEYSITKQAQDLGKILKQLDKWVEQRRKTQKQ; via the coding sequence ATGGAAACTGAATTTGAAAAAGAGGCAAGAACTCGTAATCACGTAGAATGTCAAGCTGATGAAATATGGAGCGTTCTTGGAAAGACTTGGGCTCTGTTGATATTGAAAAAACTTTCAGAAAGTAAATCCACGCGATTCAATGAAATAAAAAAAGCCATACCTATGATAAGTAATACCGTATTATCTGAGAGATTACGTGATCTTGAAATACACAATTTAATTGTAAAAAAAATTTATGCCCAAGTACCAATACGTGTTGAATACAGTATAACAAAACAGGCACAAGATCTTGGGAAAATTCTAAAACAGCTTGATAAATGGGTTGAACAAAGAAGAAAAACTCAGAAACAATGA